Proteins found in one Asterias amurensis chromosome 13, ASM3211899v1 genomic segment:
- the LOC139946442 gene encoding transcription factor RFX3-like isoform X2, with amino-acid sequence MATETFKMQAISATTQQQQISAPTIITTHQAQHQPSTQTIQAQQFVQVAAPVTEPVKDVPSAGTTVTLQTIPVSQSSQQSIYQGPVQYVDGTDHTSSIYANGAMANYPYSEATTMYTQATPAGGATYYSSGQALTSGPLGSIQTIGGSNMSVGGTTIVGGNIIGGNLLGGPQLITQQGNTYLLQGHTMDGNGHPLTHTTRASPATVRPLVQWLLDNYECAEGVSLPRSTLFNHYMRHCQEHKIDPVNAASFGKLIRSVFLGLRTRRLGTRGNSKYHYYGIRIKSSSPLNQYQEESGHTAMRQQPINSAKRFKPSPLGSKQDGTEGGGAISGTAAQDPVQTQTQQHQQFLGDASMALPDFTELKFGTTPLPDGVTHDDVKAFQSLYREHCEAILDVVVNLQFALIEALWQTFWRNPPTDAQQNEVDVEKRLPKAKLISLCQTDPVQDYVKHYDHVLYQGLVEVLIPDVLRPIPSALTQSIRNFAKTLETWLKNSMTGIPQDMIGLKVGAVTAFAQTLRRYTSLNHLAQAARAVLQNTSQINQMLSDLNRVDFANEQASWVCQCDDQMVQRLEQDFKSTLQEQNSLEQWAAWLEGVVTEVLEPHENSPNFAKAARQFLLKWSFYSSMVIRDLTLRSAASFGSFHLIRLLYDEFMFYLIEHRVAAATGETPIAVMDKVDLVEPPLANSLPTTNSVNTIIINAPTPVANSAHKMVNNK; translated from the exons ATGGCAACCGAGACGTTCAAGATGCAAGCTATCAGTGCCACAACCCAACAGCAGCAGATTTCAGCACCTACTATTATTACCACTCACCAGGCACAGCACCAGCCTAGCACACAGACCATACAGGCGCAGCAGTTTGTACAAGTTGCAG CCCCAGTGACTGAGCCAGTGAAGGATGTCCCCTCAGCCGGTACCACAGTCACCCTACAGACGATTCCCGTCAGCCAGTCCTCCCAGCAAAGCATCTACCAAGGACCAGTGCAGTACGTAGACGGAACCGATCACACCAGTTCCATCTATGCTAACGGTGCTAT GGCAAACTATCCTTACAGTGAAGCTACAACGATGTACACCCAGGCCACCCCGGCCGGAGGGGCCACGTACTACTCATCAGGACAGGCTCTTACCTCTGGACCACTTGGAAGCATCCAGACCATAGGAGGGTCCAACATGTCTGTGGGTGGTACCACTATCGTTGGAGGGAACATCATCGGAGGGAATCTACTGGGAGGGCCGCAACTCATCACGCAACAGGGGAATACGTATCTTTTACAAGGGCACACGATGGATGGCAACGGGCACCCTCTTACCCACACCACACGGGCATCACCCGCCACAGTAAGACCACtg GTCCAGTGGTTGTTGGATAACTACGAGTGTGCAGAGGGTGTAAGTTTACCCCGAAGCACCCTCTTCAATCACTACATGAGGCACTGTCAGGAGCATAAGATCGACCCTGTCAATGCGGCCTCCTTTGGGAAGCTCATCCGCTCTGTGTTTCTCGGTCTGAGAACTAGAAGACTAGGAACAAG GGGGAACTCCAAATACCACTATTATGGGATCCGTATCAAGAGTTCGTCACCTCTCAATCAGTACCAGGAAGAGAGCGGCCACACAGCCATGAGACAGCAACCCATCAACTCTGCTAAGAG attcaAGCCATCTCCATTAGGCAGCAAACAAGACGGCACAGAGGGAGGGGGAGCAATAAGTGGGACAGCAGCCCAAGACCCAGTGCAGACTCAGacccagcagcaccagcagttCCTTGGGGATGCCTCTATGGCTCTACCCGACTTCACTGAGCTCAAGTTTGGTACCACCCCTCTGCCAGATGGAGTAACGCATGATGATGTAAAAGCCTTCCAGAGCCTATACAGGGAACACTGTGAG GCGATCCTTGATGTGGTGGTCAACCTTCAGTTTGCATTGATTGAAGCATTGTGGCAAACCTTCTGGAGAAATCCTCCCACCGATGCACAGCAGAA CGAGGTGGATGTAGAGAAAAGACTTCCAAAAGCCAAGCTGATTTCTTTATGTCAGACTGATCCAGTGCAGGACTATGTCAAACACTACGACCATGTATTATACCAGGGACTAGTGGAGGTACTAATACCGGATGTACTGCGcccaataccaa GTGCCTTGACGCAATCCATCCGTAACTTTGCAAAGACGTTAGAGACGTGGCTCAAGAACAGTATGACGGGCATTCCACAAGATATGATCGGCCTCAAG GTTGGGGCCGTGACAGCCTTTGCTCAAACCCTCCGCCGTTACACCTCACTCAATCACTTAGCCCAGGCAGCCAGAGCCGTTCTGCAGAACACCTCCCAGATCAACCAGATGCTCAGTGATCTCAACCGGGTGGACTTTGCAAAT GAACAAGCATCCTGGGTGTGCCAATGTGATGACCAGATGGTACAGCGTCTAGAGCAGGATTTCAAATCCACCCTACAGGAACAGAACTCACTGGAGCAGTGGGCCGCATGGCTAGAAGGGGTGGTCACAGAGGTCCTGGAGCCCCACGAGAACTCACCAAACTTTGCTAAGGCAGCTCGACAGTTCTTACTCAAGTGGTCTTTTTACAG TTCCATGGTGATCCGTGACTTGACGCTGCGTAGTGCCGCAAGCTTTGGGTCGTTCCATTTAATACGTCTGCTCTACGATGAATTCATGTTCTACCTGATTGAGCATAGGGTGGCGGCAGCCACAGGAGAAACCCCTATTGCTGTAATGG ACAAAGTGGACCTGGTGGAACCACCCTTGGCCAACTCATTACCTACAACCAACAGTGTCAATACGATCATTATCAATGCTCCAACCCCTGTAGCTAACTCAGCGCACAAGATGGTCAACAACAAGTGA
- the LOC139946442 gene encoding transcription factor RFX3-like isoform X4, with the protein MATETFKMQAISATTQQQQISAPTIITTHQAQHQPSTQTIQAQQFVQVAAPVTEPVKDVPSAGTTVTLQTIPVSQSSQQSIYQGPVQYVDGTDHTSSIYANGAIEATTMYTQATPAGGATYYSSGQALTSGPLGSIQTIGGSNMSVGGTTIVGGNIIGGNLLGGPQLITQQGNTYLLQGHTMDGNGHPLTHTTRASPATVRPLVQWLLDNYECAEGVSLPRSTLFNHYMRHCQEHKIDPVNAASFGKLIRSVFLGLRTRRLGTRGNSKYHYYGIRIKSSSPLNQYQEESGHTAMRQQPINSAKRFKPSPLGSKQDGTEGGGAISGTAAQDPVQTQTQQHQQFLGDASMALPDFTELKFGTTPLPDGVTHDDVKAFQSLYREHCEAILDVVVNLQFALIEALWQTFWRNPPTDAQQNEVDVEKRLPKAKLISLCQTDPVQDYVKHYDHVLYQGLVEVLIPDVLRPIPSALTQSIRNFAKTLETWLKNSMTGIPQDMIGLKVGAVTAFAQTLRRYTSLNHLAQAARAVLQNTSQINQMLSDLNRVDFANVQEQASWVCQCDDQMVQRLEQDFKSTLQEQNSLEQWAAWLEGVVTEVLEPHENSPNFAKAARQFLLKWSFYSSMVIRDLTLRSAASFGSFHLIRLLYDEFMFYLIEHRVAAATGETPIAVMDKVDLVEPPLANSLPTTNSVNTIIINAPTPVANSAHKMVNNK; encoded by the exons ATGGCAACCGAGACGTTCAAGATGCAAGCTATCAGTGCCACAACCCAACAGCAGCAGATTTCAGCACCTACTATTATTACCACTCACCAGGCACAGCACCAGCCTAGCACACAGACCATACAGGCGCAGCAGTTTGTACAAGTTGCAG CCCCAGTGACTGAGCCAGTGAAGGATGTCCCCTCAGCCGGTACCACAGTCACCCTACAGACGATTCCCGTCAGCCAGTCCTCCCAGCAAAGCATCTACCAAGGACCAGTGCAGTACGTAGACGGAACCGATCACACCAGTTCCATCTATGCTAACGGTGCTAT TGAAGCTACAACGATGTACACCCAGGCCACCCCGGCCGGAGGGGCCACGTACTACTCATCAGGACAGGCTCTTACCTCTGGACCACTTGGAAGCATCCAGACCATAGGAGGGTCCAACATGTCTGTGGGTGGTACCACTATCGTTGGAGGGAACATCATCGGAGGGAATCTACTGGGAGGGCCGCAACTCATCACGCAACAGGGGAATACGTATCTTTTACAAGGGCACACGATGGATGGCAACGGGCACCCTCTTACCCACACCACACGGGCATCACCCGCCACAGTAAGACCACtg GTCCAGTGGTTGTTGGATAACTACGAGTGTGCAGAGGGTGTAAGTTTACCCCGAAGCACCCTCTTCAATCACTACATGAGGCACTGTCAGGAGCATAAGATCGACCCTGTCAATGCGGCCTCCTTTGGGAAGCTCATCCGCTCTGTGTTTCTCGGTCTGAGAACTAGAAGACTAGGAACAAG GGGGAACTCCAAATACCACTATTATGGGATCCGTATCAAGAGTTCGTCACCTCTCAATCAGTACCAGGAAGAGAGCGGCCACACAGCCATGAGACAGCAACCCATCAACTCTGCTAAGAG attcaAGCCATCTCCATTAGGCAGCAAACAAGACGGCACAGAGGGAGGGGGAGCAATAAGTGGGACAGCAGCCCAAGACCCAGTGCAGACTCAGacccagcagcaccagcagttCCTTGGGGATGCCTCTATGGCTCTACCCGACTTCACTGAGCTCAAGTTTGGTACCACCCCTCTGCCAGATGGAGTAACGCATGATGATGTAAAAGCCTTCCAGAGCCTATACAGGGAACACTGTGAG GCGATCCTTGATGTGGTGGTCAACCTTCAGTTTGCATTGATTGAAGCATTGTGGCAAACCTTCTGGAGAAATCCTCCCACCGATGCACAGCAGAA CGAGGTGGATGTAGAGAAAAGACTTCCAAAAGCCAAGCTGATTTCTTTATGTCAGACTGATCCAGTGCAGGACTATGTCAAACACTACGACCATGTATTATACCAGGGACTAGTGGAGGTACTAATACCGGATGTACTGCGcccaataccaa GTGCCTTGACGCAATCCATCCGTAACTTTGCAAAGACGTTAGAGACGTGGCTCAAGAACAGTATGACGGGCATTCCACAAGATATGATCGGCCTCAAG GTTGGGGCCGTGACAGCCTTTGCTCAAACCCTCCGCCGTTACACCTCACTCAATCACTTAGCCCAGGCAGCCAGAGCCGTTCTGCAGAACACCTCCCAGATCAACCAGATGCTCAGTGATCTCAACCGGGTGGACTTTGCAAATGTACAG GAACAAGCATCCTGGGTGTGCCAATGTGATGACCAGATGGTACAGCGTCTAGAGCAGGATTTCAAATCCACCCTACAGGAACAGAACTCACTGGAGCAGTGGGCCGCATGGCTAGAAGGGGTGGTCACAGAGGTCCTGGAGCCCCACGAGAACTCACCAAACTTTGCTAAGGCAGCTCGACAGTTCTTACTCAAGTGGTCTTTTTACAG TTCCATGGTGATCCGTGACTTGACGCTGCGTAGTGCCGCAAGCTTTGGGTCGTTCCATTTAATACGTCTGCTCTACGATGAATTCATGTTCTACCTGATTGAGCATAGGGTGGCGGCAGCCACAGGAGAAACCCCTATTGCTGTAATGG ACAAAGTGGACCTGGTGGAACCACCCTTGGCCAACTCATTACCTACAACCAACAGTGTCAATACGATCATTATCAATGCTCCAACCCCTGTAGCTAACTCAGCGCACAAGATGGTCAACAACAAGTGA
- the LOC139946442 gene encoding transcription factor RFX3-like isoform X5: MATETFKMQAISATTQQQQISAPTIITTHQAQHQPSTQTIQAQQFVQVAAPVTEPVKDVPSAGTTVTLQTIPVSQSSQQSIYQGPVQANYPYSEATTMYTQATPAGGATYYSSGQALTSGPLGSIQTIGGSNMSVGGTTIVGGNIIGGNLLGGPQLITQQGNTYLLQGHTMDGNGHPLTHTTRASPATVRPLVQWLLDNYECAEGVSLPRSTLFNHYMRHCQEHKIDPVNAASFGKLIRSVFLGLRTRRLGTRGNSKYHYYGIRIKSSSPLNQYQEESGHTAMRQQPINSAKRFKPSPLGSKQDGTEGGGAISGTAAQDPVQTQTQQHQQFLGDASMALPDFTELKFGTTPLPDGVTHDDVKAFQSLYREHCEAILDVVVNLQFALIEALWQTFWRNPPTDAQQNEVDVEKRLPKAKLISLCQTDPVQDYVKHYDHVLYQGLVEVLIPDVLRPIPSALTQSIRNFAKTLETWLKNSMTGIPQDMIGLKVGAVTAFAQTLRRYTSLNHLAQAARAVLQNTSQINQMLSDLNRVDFANVQEQASWVCQCDDQMVQRLEQDFKSTLQEQNSLEQWAAWLEGVVTEVLEPHENSPNFAKAARQFLLKWSFYSSMVIRDLTLRSAASFGSFHLIRLLYDEFMFYLIEHRVAAATGETPIAVMDKVDLVEPPLANSLPTTNSVNTIIINAPTPVANSAHKMVNNK; the protein is encoded by the exons ATGGCAACCGAGACGTTCAAGATGCAAGCTATCAGTGCCACAACCCAACAGCAGCAGATTTCAGCACCTACTATTATTACCACTCACCAGGCACAGCACCAGCCTAGCACACAGACCATACAGGCGCAGCAGTTTGTACAAGTTGCAG CCCCAGTGACTGAGCCAGTGAAGGATGTCCCCTCAGCCGGTACCACAGTCACCCTACAGACGATTCCCGTCAGCCAGTCCTCCCAGCAAAGCATCTACCAAGGACCAGTGCA GGCAAACTATCCTTACAGTGAAGCTACAACGATGTACACCCAGGCCACCCCGGCCGGAGGGGCCACGTACTACTCATCAGGACAGGCTCTTACCTCTGGACCACTTGGAAGCATCCAGACCATAGGAGGGTCCAACATGTCTGTGGGTGGTACCACTATCGTTGGAGGGAACATCATCGGAGGGAATCTACTGGGAGGGCCGCAACTCATCACGCAACAGGGGAATACGTATCTTTTACAAGGGCACACGATGGATGGCAACGGGCACCCTCTTACCCACACCACACGGGCATCACCCGCCACAGTAAGACCACtg GTCCAGTGGTTGTTGGATAACTACGAGTGTGCAGAGGGTGTAAGTTTACCCCGAAGCACCCTCTTCAATCACTACATGAGGCACTGTCAGGAGCATAAGATCGACCCTGTCAATGCGGCCTCCTTTGGGAAGCTCATCCGCTCTGTGTTTCTCGGTCTGAGAACTAGAAGACTAGGAACAAG GGGGAACTCCAAATACCACTATTATGGGATCCGTATCAAGAGTTCGTCACCTCTCAATCAGTACCAGGAAGAGAGCGGCCACACAGCCATGAGACAGCAACCCATCAACTCTGCTAAGAG attcaAGCCATCTCCATTAGGCAGCAAACAAGACGGCACAGAGGGAGGGGGAGCAATAAGTGGGACAGCAGCCCAAGACCCAGTGCAGACTCAGacccagcagcaccagcagttCCTTGGGGATGCCTCTATGGCTCTACCCGACTTCACTGAGCTCAAGTTTGGTACCACCCCTCTGCCAGATGGAGTAACGCATGATGATGTAAAAGCCTTCCAGAGCCTATACAGGGAACACTGTGAG GCGATCCTTGATGTGGTGGTCAACCTTCAGTTTGCATTGATTGAAGCATTGTGGCAAACCTTCTGGAGAAATCCTCCCACCGATGCACAGCAGAA CGAGGTGGATGTAGAGAAAAGACTTCCAAAAGCCAAGCTGATTTCTTTATGTCAGACTGATCCAGTGCAGGACTATGTCAAACACTACGACCATGTATTATACCAGGGACTAGTGGAGGTACTAATACCGGATGTACTGCGcccaataccaa GTGCCTTGACGCAATCCATCCGTAACTTTGCAAAGACGTTAGAGACGTGGCTCAAGAACAGTATGACGGGCATTCCACAAGATATGATCGGCCTCAAG GTTGGGGCCGTGACAGCCTTTGCTCAAACCCTCCGCCGTTACACCTCACTCAATCACTTAGCCCAGGCAGCCAGAGCCGTTCTGCAGAACACCTCCCAGATCAACCAGATGCTCAGTGATCTCAACCGGGTGGACTTTGCAAATGTACAG GAACAAGCATCCTGGGTGTGCCAATGTGATGACCAGATGGTACAGCGTCTAGAGCAGGATTTCAAATCCACCCTACAGGAACAGAACTCACTGGAGCAGTGGGCCGCATGGCTAGAAGGGGTGGTCACAGAGGTCCTGGAGCCCCACGAGAACTCACCAAACTTTGCTAAGGCAGCTCGACAGTTCTTACTCAAGTGGTCTTTTTACAG TTCCATGGTGATCCGTGACTTGACGCTGCGTAGTGCCGCAAGCTTTGGGTCGTTCCATTTAATACGTCTGCTCTACGATGAATTCATGTTCTACCTGATTGAGCATAGGGTGGCGGCAGCCACAGGAGAAACCCCTATTGCTGTAATGG ACAAAGTGGACCTGGTGGAACCACCCTTGGCCAACTCATTACCTACAACCAACAGTGTCAATACGATCATTATCAATGCTCCAACCCCTGTAGCTAACTCAGCGCACAAGATGGTCAACAACAAGTGA
- the LOC139946442 gene encoding transcription factor RFX3-like isoform X1: MATETFKMQAISATTQQQQISAPTIITTHQAQHQPSTQTIQAQQFVQVAAPVTEPVKDVPSAGTTVTLQTIPVSQSSQQSIYQGPVQYVDGTDHTSSIYANGAMANYPYSEATTMYTQATPAGGATYYSSGQALTSGPLGSIQTIGGSNMSVGGTTIVGGNIIGGNLLGGPQLITQQGNTYLLQGHTMDGNGHPLTHTTRASPATVRPLVQWLLDNYECAEGVSLPRSTLFNHYMRHCQEHKIDPVNAASFGKLIRSVFLGLRTRRLGTRGNSKYHYYGIRIKSSSPLNQYQEESGHTAMRQQPINSAKRFKPSPLGSKQDGTEGGGAISGTAAQDPVQTQTQQHQQFLGDASMALPDFTELKFGTTPLPDGVTHDDVKAFQSLYREHCEAILDVVVNLQFALIEALWQTFWRNPPTDAQQNEVDVEKRLPKAKLISLCQTDPVQDYVKHYDHVLYQGLVEVLIPDVLRPIPSALTQSIRNFAKTLETWLKNSMTGIPQDMIGLKVGAVTAFAQTLRRYTSLNHLAQAARAVLQNTSQINQMLSDLNRVDFANVQEQASWVCQCDDQMVQRLEQDFKSTLQEQNSLEQWAAWLEGVVTEVLEPHENSPNFAKAARQFLLKWSFYSSMVIRDLTLRSAASFGSFHLIRLLYDEFMFYLIEHRVAAATGETPIAVMDKVDLVEPPLANSLPTTNSVNTIIINAPTPVANSAHKMVNNK, translated from the exons ATGGCAACCGAGACGTTCAAGATGCAAGCTATCAGTGCCACAACCCAACAGCAGCAGATTTCAGCACCTACTATTATTACCACTCACCAGGCACAGCACCAGCCTAGCACACAGACCATACAGGCGCAGCAGTTTGTACAAGTTGCAG CCCCAGTGACTGAGCCAGTGAAGGATGTCCCCTCAGCCGGTACCACAGTCACCCTACAGACGATTCCCGTCAGCCAGTCCTCCCAGCAAAGCATCTACCAAGGACCAGTGCAGTACGTAGACGGAACCGATCACACCAGTTCCATCTATGCTAACGGTGCTAT GGCAAACTATCCTTACAGTGAAGCTACAACGATGTACACCCAGGCCACCCCGGCCGGAGGGGCCACGTACTACTCATCAGGACAGGCTCTTACCTCTGGACCACTTGGAAGCATCCAGACCATAGGAGGGTCCAACATGTCTGTGGGTGGTACCACTATCGTTGGAGGGAACATCATCGGAGGGAATCTACTGGGAGGGCCGCAACTCATCACGCAACAGGGGAATACGTATCTTTTACAAGGGCACACGATGGATGGCAACGGGCACCCTCTTACCCACACCACACGGGCATCACCCGCCACAGTAAGACCACtg GTCCAGTGGTTGTTGGATAACTACGAGTGTGCAGAGGGTGTAAGTTTACCCCGAAGCACCCTCTTCAATCACTACATGAGGCACTGTCAGGAGCATAAGATCGACCCTGTCAATGCGGCCTCCTTTGGGAAGCTCATCCGCTCTGTGTTTCTCGGTCTGAGAACTAGAAGACTAGGAACAAG GGGGAACTCCAAATACCACTATTATGGGATCCGTATCAAGAGTTCGTCACCTCTCAATCAGTACCAGGAAGAGAGCGGCCACACAGCCATGAGACAGCAACCCATCAACTCTGCTAAGAG attcaAGCCATCTCCATTAGGCAGCAAACAAGACGGCACAGAGGGAGGGGGAGCAATAAGTGGGACAGCAGCCCAAGACCCAGTGCAGACTCAGacccagcagcaccagcagttCCTTGGGGATGCCTCTATGGCTCTACCCGACTTCACTGAGCTCAAGTTTGGTACCACCCCTCTGCCAGATGGAGTAACGCATGATGATGTAAAAGCCTTCCAGAGCCTATACAGGGAACACTGTGAG GCGATCCTTGATGTGGTGGTCAACCTTCAGTTTGCATTGATTGAAGCATTGTGGCAAACCTTCTGGAGAAATCCTCCCACCGATGCACAGCAGAA CGAGGTGGATGTAGAGAAAAGACTTCCAAAAGCCAAGCTGATTTCTTTATGTCAGACTGATCCAGTGCAGGACTATGTCAAACACTACGACCATGTATTATACCAGGGACTAGTGGAGGTACTAATACCGGATGTACTGCGcccaataccaa GTGCCTTGACGCAATCCATCCGTAACTTTGCAAAGACGTTAGAGACGTGGCTCAAGAACAGTATGACGGGCATTCCACAAGATATGATCGGCCTCAAG GTTGGGGCCGTGACAGCCTTTGCTCAAACCCTCCGCCGTTACACCTCACTCAATCACTTAGCCCAGGCAGCCAGAGCCGTTCTGCAGAACACCTCCCAGATCAACCAGATGCTCAGTGATCTCAACCGGGTGGACTTTGCAAATGTACAG GAACAAGCATCCTGGGTGTGCCAATGTGATGACCAGATGGTACAGCGTCTAGAGCAGGATTTCAAATCCACCCTACAGGAACAGAACTCACTGGAGCAGTGGGCCGCATGGCTAGAAGGGGTGGTCACAGAGGTCCTGGAGCCCCACGAGAACTCACCAAACTTTGCTAAGGCAGCTCGACAGTTCTTACTCAAGTGGTCTTTTTACAG TTCCATGGTGATCCGTGACTTGACGCTGCGTAGTGCCGCAAGCTTTGGGTCGTTCCATTTAATACGTCTGCTCTACGATGAATTCATGTTCTACCTGATTGAGCATAGGGTGGCGGCAGCCACAGGAGAAACCCCTATTGCTGTAATGG ACAAAGTGGACCTGGTGGAACCACCCTTGGCCAACTCATTACCTACAACCAACAGTGTCAATACGATCATTATCAATGCTCCAACCCCTGTAGCTAACTCAGCGCACAAGATGGTCAACAACAAGTGA
- the LOC139946442 gene encoding transcription factor RFX3-like isoform X3 — translation MATETFKMQAISATTQQQQISAPTIITTHQAQHQPSTQTIQAQQFVQVAAPVTEPVKDVPSAGTTVTLQTIPVSQSSQQSIYQGPVQYVDGTDHTSSIYANGAMANYPYSEATTMYTQATPAGGATYYSSGQALTSGPLGSIQTIGGSNMSVGGTTIVGGNIIGGNLLGGPQLITQQGNTYLLQGHTMDGNGHPLTHTTRASPATVQWLLDNYECAEGVSLPRSTLFNHYMRHCQEHKIDPVNAASFGKLIRSVFLGLRTRRLGTRGNSKYHYYGIRIKSSSPLNQYQEESGHTAMRQQPINSAKRFKPSPLGSKQDGTEGGGAISGTAAQDPVQTQTQQHQQFLGDASMALPDFTELKFGTTPLPDGVTHDDVKAFQSLYREHCEAILDVVVNLQFALIEALWQTFWRNPPTDAQQNEVDVEKRLPKAKLISLCQTDPVQDYVKHYDHVLYQGLVEVLIPDVLRPIPSALTQSIRNFAKTLETWLKNSMTGIPQDMIGLKVGAVTAFAQTLRRYTSLNHLAQAARAVLQNTSQINQMLSDLNRVDFANVQEQASWVCQCDDQMVQRLEQDFKSTLQEQNSLEQWAAWLEGVVTEVLEPHENSPNFAKAARQFLLKWSFYSSMVIRDLTLRSAASFGSFHLIRLLYDEFMFYLIEHRVAAATGETPIAVMDKVDLVEPPLANSLPTTNSVNTIIINAPTPVANSAHKMVNNK, via the exons ATGGCAACCGAGACGTTCAAGATGCAAGCTATCAGTGCCACAACCCAACAGCAGCAGATTTCAGCACCTACTATTATTACCACTCACCAGGCACAGCACCAGCCTAGCACACAGACCATACAGGCGCAGCAGTTTGTACAAGTTGCAG CCCCAGTGACTGAGCCAGTGAAGGATGTCCCCTCAGCCGGTACCACAGTCACCCTACAGACGATTCCCGTCAGCCAGTCCTCCCAGCAAAGCATCTACCAAGGACCAGTGCAGTACGTAGACGGAACCGATCACACCAGTTCCATCTATGCTAACGGTGCTAT GGCAAACTATCCTTACAGTGAAGCTACAACGATGTACACCCAGGCCACCCCGGCCGGAGGGGCCACGTACTACTCATCAGGACAGGCTCTTACCTCTGGACCACTTGGAAGCATCCAGACCATAGGAGGGTCCAACATGTCTGTGGGTGGTACCACTATCGTTGGAGGGAACATCATCGGAGGGAATCTACTGGGAGGGCCGCAACTCATCACGCAACAGGGGAATACGTATCTTTTACAAGGGCACACGATGGATGGCAACGGGCACCCTCTTACCCACACCACACGGGCATCACCCGCCACA GTCCAGTGGTTGTTGGATAACTACGAGTGTGCAGAGGGTGTAAGTTTACCCCGAAGCACCCTCTTCAATCACTACATGAGGCACTGTCAGGAGCATAAGATCGACCCTGTCAATGCGGCCTCCTTTGGGAAGCTCATCCGCTCTGTGTTTCTCGGTCTGAGAACTAGAAGACTAGGAACAAG GGGGAACTCCAAATACCACTATTATGGGATCCGTATCAAGAGTTCGTCACCTCTCAATCAGTACCAGGAAGAGAGCGGCCACACAGCCATGAGACAGCAACCCATCAACTCTGCTAAGAG attcaAGCCATCTCCATTAGGCAGCAAACAAGACGGCACAGAGGGAGGGGGAGCAATAAGTGGGACAGCAGCCCAAGACCCAGTGCAGACTCAGacccagcagcaccagcagttCCTTGGGGATGCCTCTATGGCTCTACCCGACTTCACTGAGCTCAAGTTTGGTACCACCCCTCTGCCAGATGGAGTAACGCATGATGATGTAAAAGCCTTCCAGAGCCTATACAGGGAACACTGTGAG GCGATCCTTGATGTGGTGGTCAACCTTCAGTTTGCATTGATTGAAGCATTGTGGCAAACCTTCTGGAGAAATCCTCCCACCGATGCACAGCAGAA CGAGGTGGATGTAGAGAAAAGACTTCCAAAAGCCAAGCTGATTTCTTTATGTCAGACTGATCCAGTGCAGGACTATGTCAAACACTACGACCATGTATTATACCAGGGACTAGTGGAGGTACTAATACCGGATGTACTGCGcccaataccaa GTGCCTTGACGCAATCCATCCGTAACTTTGCAAAGACGTTAGAGACGTGGCTCAAGAACAGTATGACGGGCATTCCACAAGATATGATCGGCCTCAAG GTTGGGGCCGTGACAGCCTTTGCTCAAACCCTCCGCCGTTACACCTCACTCAATCACTTAGCCCAGGCAGCCAGAGCCGTTCTGCAGAACACCTCCCAGATCAACCAGATGCTCAGTGATCTCAACCGGGTGGACTTTGCAAATGTACAG GAACAAGCATCCTGGGTGTGCCAATGTGATGACCAGATGGTACAGCGTCTAGAGCAGGATTTCAAATCCACCCTACAGGAACAGAACTCACTGGAGCAGTGGGCCGCATGGCTAGAAGGGGTGGTCACAGAGGTCCTGGAGCCCCACGAGAACTCACCAAACTTTGCTAAGGCAGCTCGACAGTTCTTACTCAAGTGGTCTTTTTACAG TTCCATGGTGATCCGTGACTTGACGCTGCGTAGTGCCGCAAGCTTTGGGTCGTTCCATTTAATACGTCTGCTCTACGATGAATTCATGTTCTACCTGATTGAGCATAGGGTGGCGGCAGCCACAGGAGAAACCCCTATTGCTGTAATGG ACAAAGTGGACCTGGTGGAACCACCCTTGGCCAACTCATTACCTACAACCAACAGTGTCAATACGATCATTATCAATGCTCCAACCCCTGTAGCTAACTCAGCGCACAAGATGGTCAACAACAAGTGA